One segment of Ureibacillus thermophilus DNA contains the following:
- a CDS encoding TetR/AcrR family transcriptional regulator, translating to MKNNHETKKLLSSSLKELMKKKPVEQISIREITELAGLNRQTFYYHFEDIYDLLKWTFQQEALVLIDVHESAKVWQEGLLQLFHYLDENRDICLCALQSLGREHIKRFFYSDIHDIIYRVVYEFGIKLQAQKEYVSFLSHFFTLSLGAIVESWLNGELEQSPEELVNMIDLFVQDQLRGAEQRIFNHK from the coding sequence ATGAAAAATAACCATGAAACGAAAAAACTTCTTTCCAGCTCATTAAAAGAATTGATGAAGAAAAAGCCTGTTGAACAAATTTCCATTCGAGAAATTACAGAATTAGCAGGTCTCAATAGACAAACCTTTTATTACCACTTTGAAGATATTTATGATTTATTGAAATGGACTTTCCAACAAGAAGCTCTTGTCCTGATTGATGTTCATGAGAGTGCAAAGGTTTGGCAGGAAGGGTTGCTGCAGCTTTTCCATTACTTAGATGAAAACCGCGACATTTGTTTATGCGCCCTTCAATCATTGGGAAGAGAACATATTAAACGATTTTTCTATTCAGATATTCATGATATTATTTATCGTGTAGTTTATGAATTTGGTATAAAACTTCAAGCGCAAAAAGAATATGTATCCTTTTTATCCCATTTTTTTACTTTATCCCTCGGAGCCATTGTGGAAAGCTGGCTGAATGGAGAATTAGAACAATCACCTGAAGAATTAGTTAATATGATCGATTTGTTTGTTCAAGACCAGCTGCGGGGTGCAGAACAGCGCATCTTCAATCATAAATAA
- a CDS encoding ornithine--oxo-acid transaminase produces MGKTSKEIIEMTDKYGANNYKPLPVVISEAEGVWVKDPEGNQYMDMLSAYSALNQGHRHPKIIQALKEQADRVTLTSRAFHNDQLGPWYEKLCKITGKNMVLPMNTGAEAVESAIKVARRWAYDVKGVEEDKAEIIGCIGNFHGRTLLPVSLSSEKEYQRGFGPLIPGIKLIPYGDIEALKQAITPNTAAFIVEPIQGEAGIIVPPEGFLKAAQQVCKEQNVLLIADEIQTGLGRTGKMFACEWEDVVPDVYILGKALGGGVIPISAVVANSDILGVLNPGSHGSTFGGNPLACAVSIASLDVIEEEKLAERSLELGEYFKGELQKINSPVIKEVRGKGLFIGVELKEAARKYCEQLMEKGLLCKETHEYVIRFAPPLIITKEQIDWALERIKEVLE; encoded by the coding sequence ATGGGAAAAACATCAAAAGAAATCATTGAAATGACTGATAAGTATGGTGCCAACAATTATAAGCCGCTGCCGGTTGTCATTAGTGAAGCGGAAGGCGTATGGGTGAAGGATCCTGAAGGAAATCAATATATGGATATGCTTTCTGCTTACTCTGCTCTCAATCAAGGGCACCGTCATCCAAAAATTATTCAAGCTTTAAAAGAGCAAGCAGATCGGGTGACTTTAACTTCCCGGGCCTTTCACAACGACCAGCTGGGTCCATGGTACGAAAAACTCTGCAAAATTACAGGGAAAAATATGGTGTTACCGATGAATACCGGTGCTGAAGCTGTGGAATCAGCCATTAAAGTTGCTCGTCGATGGGCTTATGATGTAAAAGGGGTAGAAGAAGATAAAGCTGAAATTATCGGCTGCATTGGTAATTTCCACGGACGTACATTGCTTCCGGTTTCGCTTTCATCAGAGAAGGAATATCAGCGCGGTTTCGGACCATTAATTCCAGGCATCAAACTAATTCCATACGGCGATATTGAAGCCCTTAAACAAGCTATTACGCCAAACACGGCAGCTTTTATTGTTGAACCGATTCAAGGAGAAGCTGGGATTATCGTGCCGCCTGAAGGTTTTTTAAAAGCGGCTCAGCAAGTTTGCAAAGAGCAAAATGTATTGTTGATTGCGGATGAAATTCAAACAGGCCTCGGCCGCACTGGAAAAATGTTTGCCTGTGAATGGGAAGATGTTGTGCCGGATGTTTACATTCTCGGAAAAGCGCTTGGCGGAGGTGTCATCCCTATTTCAGCTGTTGTGGCTAACAGCGATATTTTAGGGGTTTTAAATCCAGGTTCCCATGGTTCTACCTTTGGAGGCAACCCTCTCGCATGCGCCGTGTCCATCGCTAGCCTCGATGTCATTGAAGAGGAAAAATTAGCAGAACGTTCACTGGAACTAGGCGAATACTTCAAAGGGGAACTGCAAAAAATCAATTCCCCTGTCATTAAAGAAGTGCGAGGAAAAGGATTGTTTATCGGTGTGGAACTGAAAGAAGCAGCCCGGAAATATTGTGAACAATTAATGGAAAAAGGACTGTTATGTAAAGAAACTCATGAATATGTAATTCGCTTTGCTCCCCCATTAATCATTACAAAAGAACAGATTGATTGGGCACTGGAACGGATTAAAGAAGTCCTAGAGTAA
- a CDS encoding DUF1273 domain-containing protein, which yields MIQSLYVSGYKSHELGIFHAKHPGIQIIKKALENELRRLIHEGLEWVIISGQPGVETWTAEVVIGLKEEFPQFKYSVITPFLDMEKNWNEEKQEKYAYILSKADFVTSVTKRPYEAPWQFVEKDKFIIQNTDALLLVYDEEHEGSPKYLKRLVEKYMERNEYELFTITSYDLQTIAEEIMRSEW from the coding sequence ATGATTCAATCGCTATACGTATCAGGTTACAAATCCCATGAGCTGGGGATATTTCATGCAAAACATCCGGGTATCCAAATCATTAAAAAAGCTTTAGAAAATGAATTAAGAAGATTAATCCATGAAGGATTGGAATGGGTCATTATCAGCGGACAACCCGGAGTTGAAACATGGACTGCCGAAGTTGTGATTGGGCTAAAAGAAGAATTTCCACAATTCAAATACTCCGTTATTACTCCATTTTTGGATATGGAAAAAAACTGGAATGAAGAAAAGCAGGAAAAATATGCCTATATTCTGAGTAAAGCCGATTTCGTGACAAGCGTAACAAAAAGACCTTATGAAGCTCCTTGGCAATTTGTTGAAAAGGACAAATTCATTATCCAAAATACCGATGCCCTCCTCCTTGTCTATGATGAGGAACATGAAGGATCTCCAAAATATTTAAAGCGGCTTGTGGAGAAATATATGGAACGAAACGAATATGAACTTTTTACAATCACTTCTTACGATTTACAAACCATTGCGGAAGAAATCATGAGGTCTGAATGGTAA
- the fumC gene encoding class II fumarate hydratase, whose product MEYRIERDTLGEVRVPADKIWGAQTQRSKENFQIGTEKMPKEVIRAFAILKKSAAIANKKLNKLSEAKANAIITAADEILEGKWDDQFPLVVWQTGSGTQSNMNVNEVIAHRANQLLAEQDSSEKVHPNDDVNMSQSSNDTFPTALHIAAVEMVEDYLLPRLELLKNTLKEKSEAFKDIIKIGRTHLQDATPLTLGQEISGWHYMLERSEAMIKQNTEYLKSLAIGGTAVGTGINAHPKFGDMVAEEISNLTGKKFVSSPNKFHALTSHDEIVAAHGALKALAVDLMKIANDVRWLASGPRSGIGEITIPANEPGSSIMPGKVNPTQSEAMTMVVTQVVGNDATIAFAASQGNFELNVFKPVIIYNFLQSARLLADAMKSFNDKCAVGIEPNHEVLKRNLENSLMLVTALNPYIGYENAAKIAKKAHAEGTTLKEAALALGLLTEEQFDQYVDPKKMIYPNA is encoded by the coding sequence ATGGAATACCGTATTGAAAGAGATACGCTAGGTGAAGTGCGTGTTCCAGCAGATAAAATTTGGGGGGCACAAACACAACGCAGCAAAGAAAACTTCCAAATCGGCACAGAGAAAATGCCAAAAGAAGTTATTCGCGCTTTCGCTATTTTAAAAAAATCCGCAGCAATTGCCAATAAAAAATTAAATAAATTATCAGAAGCAAAAGCGAATGCCATTATTACTGCTGCAGATGAAATTCTTGAAGGCAAATGGGATGACCAATTCCCGCTTGTTGTTTGGCAAACAGGCAGCGGCACCCAATCCAATATGAATGTGAATGAAGTAATCGCCCACCGCGCAAACCAACTATTAGCAGAACAAGATTCATCTGAAAAAGTTCATCCAAACGATGATGTCAACATGAGCCAAAGCTCCAACGACACATTCCCAACAGCATTGCACATCGCCGCTGTTGAAATGGTGGAAGATTATTTACTTCCTCGATTAGAACTATTGAAAAATACATTAAAAGAAAAGTCCGAAGCCTTCAAAGATATTATCAAAATCGGCCGCACGCACTTGCAAGATGCAACGCCTTTAACACTTGGACAAGAAATCAGCGGCTGGCACTATATGCTTGAGCGCTCTGAAGCAATGATTAAACAAAATACAGAGTACTTAAAAAGCTTAGCAATCGGTGGTACAGCCGTTGGTACAGGCATCAACGCCCACCCAAAATTCGGCGACATGGTGGCAGAAGAAATCAGCAACCTTACCGGCAAAAAATTCGTTTCTTCCCCAAATAAATTCCATGCCTTAACAAGCCATGATGAAATTGTTGCGGCTCACGGTGCCTTAAAAGCATTAGCAGTGGATTTAATGAAAATTGCCAACGATGTAAGATGGCTTGCTAGCGGCCCTCGCAGCGGTATTGGGGAAATTACGATCCCTGCCAATGAACCTGGAAGTTCTATTATGCCTGGCAAAGTAAACCCTACACAATCTGAAGCCATGACAATGGTGGTAACACAAGTAGTAGGAAATGATGCAACAATCGCCTTTGCAGCCAGCCAAGGTAACTTTGAACTAAACGTATTTAAACCAGTCATTATTTATAACTTCTTGCAATCAGCACGTCTCCTTGCAGATGCAATGAAATCCTTTAATGACAAATGTGCAGTGGGCATTGAACCAAATCATGAGGTGTTAAAACGCAACTTAGAAAATTCTTTAATGCTTGTGACTGCATTAAACCCTTACATCGGCTACGAAAACGCAGCAAAAATTGCGAAAAAAGCCCATGCAGAAGGAACAACATTAAAAGAAGCAGCTCTTGCCCTTGGCTTATTAACAGAAGAACAATTCGACCAATATGTAGACCCGAAAAAAATGATTTATCCAAATGCTTAA
- a CDS encoding nucleobase:cation symporter-2 family protein — protein MTNGKAITLGIQHLLAMYAGAILVPLIIGGSLGFDEQQMTYLVAIDIMMCGIATLLQVMRGKVFGIGLPVVLGCTFTAVFPIISIGQSKGIGAIYGSIIASGLIVIFISRVFGKLVKFFPPVVTGSVVTIIAISLVPVAMNNMGGGQGAEDFASASNIALAMITLFIILLIYRFATGFIRSISILLGLVFGTIVGMFMGKVDFSPVKEAGWFHMVQPFYFGTPTFDLASIITMTLVAMVSLVESSGVYFALGDIEKKQISAEDLARGYRSEGLASIIGGIFNAFPYTTFSQNVGLIKMTGVKERKIIVITGVMLVALGFLPKIAALTTIIPTSVLGGAMLAMFGMVLTQGITMLAPEILKSPENTMIVAISVALGAGVAFVPNIFEVLPESLSILTSNGIVCGSLSAIVLNILFNMVGPKKVKAVAAATVEK, from the coding sequence ATGACAAATGGAAAAGCTATAACTCTAGGAATACAGCATTTACTTGCTATGTATGCAGGTGCGATTTTGGTGCCATTGATTATTGGGGGGTCATTAGGTTTTGATGAGCAGCAAATGACATACTTAGTAGCAATTGACATTATGATGTGCGGGATTGCTACATTGCTGCAAGTGATGAGAGGGAAAGTTTTTGGAATTGGATTGCCTGTTGTATTAGGATGTACTTTTACAGCCGTATTCCCGATTATATCAATTGGCCAAAGCAAAGGAATCGGCGCCATTTACGGCTCCATCATTGCTTCAGGGCTGATTGTTATCTTTATATCAAGAGTATTCGGAAAGTTAGTAAAATTTTTCCCTCCTGTCGTAACAGGTTCTGTTGTAACCATTATTGCGATTTCCCTAGTTCCAGTGGCAATGAATAATATGGGCGGCGGACAAGGGGCTGAAGATTTTGCCTCAGCGTCCAACATTGCTTTAGCGATGATAACACTATTCATCATTTTATTGATTTATCGTTTTGCCACAGGTTTTATCCGTTCTATCTCCATATTATTAGGATTAGTATTTGGAACAATTGTAGGTATGTTTATGGGGAAAGTGGATTTTTCACCTGTCAAAGAAGCAGGATGGTTTCATATGGTTCAGCCATTTTATTTTGGCACACCAACCTTTGATTTAGCTTCCATCATTACGATGACCCTTGTTGCGATGGTGTCATTGGTGGAATCTAGTGGCGTATATTTTGCATTAGGGGATATTGAGAAAAAGCAGATTTCGGCAGAAGATTTAGCCCGCGGTTATCGTTCAGAAGGATTGGCATCCATTATCGGAGGAATTTTTAACGCCTTTCCATATACAACCTTCTCCCAAAATGTGGGACTTATCAAAATGACAGGGGTTAAGGAAAGAAAAATCATCGTTATTACGGGCGTTATGTTAGTTGCATTAGGCTTTTTACCAAAAATTGCAGCGCTCACAACCATTATTCCAACATCAGTTTTAGGCGGCGCCATGCTTGCCATGTTTGGAATGGTATTGACGCAAGGAATTACGATGCTGGCTCCTGAAATTTTAAAATCGCCGGAAAATACAATGATTGTTGCAATTTCAGTTGCTCTTGGAGCGGGGGTCGCTTTTGTTCCTAATATTTTCGAAGTATTGCCAGAGAGCCTATCCATTTTAACATCCAATGGAATTGTGTGCGGTTCTTTATCTGCCATCGTGTTAAACATTTTATTTAATATGGTTGGTCCGAAAAAAGTGAAGGCAGTGGCCGCAGCAACGGTAGAAAAATAA
- a CDS encoding xanthine phosphoribosyltransferase → MDLLKEKIAKEGKVLSDTVLKVDSFLNHQIDSLLMKEIGEEFAKRFNDEVITKVLTIESSGIAPATMLGLAIGAQVVFARKKKSLTLSGDLYTSQVYSFTKRETNEISVSKDFLSPDDNVVIIDDFLANGEAVKGLLDIAKQAGCKVVGVGIVIEKGFQNGGKMLREQGVRVESLAIIKSLKNNTIEFAE, encoded by the coding sequence ATGGATCTGTTAAAAGAAAAAATTGCGAAAGAAGGCAAAGTGCTTTCAGATACTGTGCTGAAAGTAGATTCTTTTTTGAACCATCAAATTGATTCGCTGTTAATGAAAGAAATTGGAGAAGAATTTGCGAAACGCTTTAATGATGAAGTGATTACAAAGGTCTTAACCATTGAATCCTCTGGTATTGCACCTGCAACGATGTTAGGGTTAGCAATTGGGGCGCAAGTCGTTTTTGCACGCAAAAAGAAATCTTTGACTCTATCCGGTGATTTATATACTTCGCAAGTGTATTCCTTTACAAAAAGAGAAACGAATGAAATATCCGTTTCGAAAGACTTTTTATCTCCAGATGACAATGTCGTTATTATTGATGATTTTTTAGCAAATGGCGAAGCGGTAAAAGGATTATTGGATATTGCAAAACAAGCCGGATGTAAAGTAGTCGGCGTTGGCATCGTGATTGAAAAAGGATTCCAAAATGGCGGAAAAATGCTGAGAGAACAAGGCGTCCGGGTGGAATCTTTAGCCATTATCAAGTCTTTAAAAAACAACACGATTGAATTTGCTGAATAA
- a CDS encoding amino acid permease, with protein sequence MKENEKQLRRSLKSRHITMISLGGTIGTGLFLASGASVAQAGPGGALLAYALIGMMVYFLMTSLGEMAAYMPSSGSFSTYATNFVDPAFGFAMGWNYWYNWAITIAAEISAVNLIMKYWFPDSPSALWTILFIAVVLTFNLLSVNAYGESEYWFAMIKVATVIIFIIVSYLMVFGIIGGEQIGFTNFFIGDAPFNGGFLAIFGIFLAAGFSFQGTELLGITAGETEDPGKNIPKAVRSVFWRILLFYILAILAIGLLVPYTDSRLLSEDVAVSPFTLVFDKLGIAFAASIMNAIILTAMLSAGNSGLYASSRMLWQLAVDGKAPKMFTKLNRRGVPIYALLATLAIGCLAFLSSFFGDGIVYIWLLNASGLSGFIAWVGIAISHYRFRKAYIKQGRDLKDLPYKAPIYPFGSLFALILCLIVIIGQNYQAFIGTIDWHGIAVSYIGLPLFIMLWLGYKIKHKTKIIPLEECNLDVEKHK encoded by the coding sequence ATGAAAGAAAATGAAAAACAACTGAGACGTAGCTTAAAAAGCCGACATATCACCATGATTAGTTTAGGAGGTACGATTGGCACAGGATTATTTCTTGCCAGCGGAGCTTCCGTCGCTCAAGCGGGGCCGGGTGGGGCGCTGCTAGCGTATGCGCTTATTGGCATGATGGTTTATTTCCTCATGACAAGTTTAGGGGAGATGGCTGCCTATATGCCTTCATCCGGTTCCTTTAGTACATATGCGACGAACTTTGTGGATCCTGCCTTTGGATTTGCGATGGGATGGAATTATTGGTATAACTGGGCAATTACTATTGCAGCCGAAATTTCAGCGGTTAATTTAATTATGAAATATTGGTTCCCTGATAGTCCGTCCGCTCTTTGGACAATCCTTTTTATTGCTGTCGTTTTGACCTTCAATCTTTTATCTGTAAATGCGTATGGCGAAAGTGAATATTGGTTTGCCATGATTAAAGTTGCAACGGTTATCATCTTTATTATCGTGTCCTATTTAATGGTATTCGGAATTATTGGGGGGGAACAAATCGGTTTTACTAACTTCTTTATTGGCGATGCACCGTTTAACGGTGGATTTCTCGCCATCTTTGGGATATTTTTAGCCGCAGGATTTTCCTTTCAAGGAACGGAATTGTTAGGAATTACTGCAGGGGAAACGGAAGATCCTGGAAAAAATATTCCAAAAGCTGTACGTTCTGTTTTCTGGCGCATCTTGCTGTTCTATATTTTAGCAATTCTTGCCATCGGTCTTTTAGTTCCATATACAGATTCGCGGCTGTTATCTGAAGATGTTGCTGTATCCCCATTTACTTTAGTATTTGATAAATTGGGAATCGCTTTTGCTGCATCCATTATGAATGCCATTATTCTAACAGCGATGCTTTCTGCCGGGAATTCAGGTTTATATGCTTCATCCCGCATGTTATGGCAGCTTGCGGTGGATGGAAAAGCACCGAAAATGTTTACAAAATTAAATCGCCGCGGGGTGCCGATTTATGCTCTGCTTGCAACTCTTGCTATTGGATGTTTAGCATTTTTATCATCCTTTTTTGGTGATGGTATTGTATATATTTGGCTATTGAATGCTTCCGGATTATCCGGCTTTATTGCATGGGTAGGGATTGCCATCAGCCATTACCGCTTCCGAAAAGCTTACATTAAGCAGGGAAGAGACTTAAAAGATTTGCCTTATAAAGCGCCGATATATCCTTTTGGCTCCTTGTTTGCATTGATTTTATGTTTAATCGTCATCATTGGACAAAATTATCAAGCCTTTATCGGCACAATTGATTGGCATGGCATCGCAGTTTCCTATATTGGGCTTCCTTTGTTTATCATGTTGTGGCTAGGGTATAAAATAAAACATAAAACAAAAATCATCCCACTTGAAGAATGCAATTTAGATGTAGAAAAACATAAGTAA
- a CDS encoding CynX/NimT family MFS transporter: protein MKTERKYPAKKLQFTFGTFLFFVAIIFFATTVRTPLTGVGTIISYIREDLGISNTTAGFLTTIPLLAFAIVSPIAPKISRKFGMEFTLFYSLILLSVGILIRSAGNITLLIFGTVLIGVAISFGNVLFPSFFKAKYPYQVGLLTGIYTVAMNISAAASLAFSQPIAERTGWQGALGCTVIFGLLTMIAWIPILRGERVEQFHSAHEQTGGKKIWQSSLAWAIAIVMGMQSLLFYCSTAWIPEILVSQGFSLEKAGFMTSIFQLSQMPMTFFIPIVAEKLSSQRPIVYFFTFCYLIGFGGLFFEWTSGAVLWMILLGFASGSSFGLVLMLFTLRTRNAYEASEISGFAQSFGYLISAVGPVLFGFIQELTGSWAVPNMIFIATSLILFVFSFISAKERYI from the coding sequence ATGAAAACTGAACGGAAATACCCTGCAAAAAAACTTCAATTTACTTTTGGAACTTTTCTTTTTTTCGTAGCGATTATTTTTTTTGCAACAACCGTAAGAACGCCCCTCACAGGTGTAGGAACGATTATTTCGTATATCCGTGAAGATTTAGGTATTTCAAATACAACAGCAGGTTTTTTAACAACCATTCCCCTTCTTGCCTTTGCTATTGTTTCTCCCATTGCACCAAAGATTTCACGCAAATTCGGTATGGAATTTACGCTTTTTTATTCACTTATTCTTTTATCTGTCGGGATTCTTATAAGATCAGCCGGCAACATTACTTTATTAATTTTCGGCACGGTGTTGATCGGTGTCGCGATTTCGTTTGGAAACGTATTGTTCCCTAGCTTTTTTAAAGCAAAATATCCATATCAGGTAGGCCTATTGACAGGCATCTATACGGTGGCGATGAATATTTCAGCAGCAGCATCCCTTGCCTTTAGCCAACCCATTGCAGAGCGTACCGGATGGCAAGGCGCCCTCGGATGCACCGTAATTTTCGGTTTGCTTACGATGATTGCATGGATTCCTATACTTCGCGGTGAACGAGTAGAACAATTCCATTCCGCTCATGAACAAACAGGCGGGAAGAAAATTTGGCAGTCTTCTCTCGCATGGGCAATTGCCATTGTTATGGGGATGCAGTCTTTATTATTTTACTGCTCCACTGCTTGGATTCCAGAAATCTTAGTGTCGCAAGGATTCAGTTTAGAAAAAGCCGGTTTCATGACATCTATTTTTCAACTATCCCAAATGCCAATGACGTTTTTCATTCCAATAGTAGCCGAAAAATTGTCATCTCAAAGACCCATTGTCTATTTCTTTACTTTTTGTTACCTCATCGGCTTCGGTGGACTGTTCTTTGAATGGACCAGCGGCGCAGTGCTTTGGATGATTTTATTAGGATTTGCATCAGGTTCTTCCTTTGGACTGGTATTAATGCTCTTTACATTGCGTACAAGAAATGCTTATGAAGCTTCTGAAATTTCCGGATTCGCTCAATCTTTCGGCTATTTAATTTCCGCAGTCGGCCCTGTACTTTTTGGTTTCATTCAAGAATTAACAGGCAGCTGGGCGGTGCCAAACATGATTTTTATCGCAACTTCTCTTATTTTATTTGTTTTTTCTTTCATCAGTGCAAAAGAACGCTATATCTAA